Proteins from one Bactrocera neohumeralis isolate Rockhampton chromosome 3, APGP_CSIRO_Bneo_wtdbg2-racon-allhic-juicebox.fasta_v2, whole genome shotgun sequence genomic window:
- the LOC126752858 gene encoding protein teashirt, with the protein MLHEALMLEIYRQALNAGALPTARPRSTESANSSERCPSHDSNSSENGRDSRENASVAAANAAAAAAAAASAGMLPLPPSMTATFPAVPQNLPAQPPSMEAYLQMVAAAAQQYGFPLGAAAGHRFQLPLPADAPAPFKLPPQASPTASSNNSEALDFRTNLFGRAASADPPPSEEDDEDEEANDANNPLDLSVGTRKRSADGDHEPDSTIGQIQVKKIFKTDSPPLVAPPPTVPAAPLLPAVNPYLAAVAAANIFRTGQFPDWNGKNDLVVDPLEKMSDIVKGPRKEKSSRSSSSTPTTPVAAVPPPTSAASVNTQNSTTLTASTEGMSKARHNIWQSHWQNKGVASSVFRCVWCKQSFSTLEALTTHMKDSKHCGVNVPPFGNLPNTDRHHQPPPPQANSGQQHSHNLRKPPNSGGGSQSNSSSTPSAAAKNAFQYRGDPPTPLPRKLVRGQNVWLGKGVEQAMQILKCMRCGESFRSLGEMTKHMQETQHYTNILSQEQTISMKSSGGGDSKDGHNSLSSEESRTLSAVLTCKVCDKAFNSLGDLSNHMAKNNHYAEPLMQSMAGSAGSRKRPAPKKREKSLPVRKLLEMKGAQNDATESMEAKMQRTYENAKRMPLEGTGIGPGNDKSDAALFAERMRQYITGVKVTDDEAAKAGLNVSGLLNKTKSPDLEPKNGATKSAAGSSSVLSAIEQMFTTSFDTPPRHASLPATSPSNSSTKNTSPVASSILKRLGIDETVDYNKPLIDTSDPYYQHYRYTSSERSGSECSAETHVEARKMDVSTPEKPQSNEMLSCMEPKSAEIKREHESHKPKSEHGDVMMEQAPQIKMEIKSEIEEEERGNESPQNGNANDSTMQHVANGADFSITNNNNNNNNNKERSVTPTKSVGAISPVMNKALAPRSPTDSHRSITPKSPASSIKSYDGEKKYPSDSLNALSSMFDSLGSSSNTTTPNSRSQASAMAASLSNKIDSPENLTTSNSLAALRQFCIKKEKTA; encoded by the coding sequence CGCCTTGCCGACAGCACGTCCACGTTCCACAGAGTCGGCCAACTCAAGCGAGCGTTGTCCCTCACACGATTCCAACTCCTCGGAGAATGGTCGCGATAGCCGTGAAAATGCCAGCGTTGCCGCTGCCAATGCTGCCGCGGCTGCAGCAGCTGCTGCCAGCGCCGGTATGTTACCCTTGCCACCCTCCATGACTGCTACATTCCCAGCTGTACCTCAGAATCTGCCCGCACAGCCACCATCAATGGAGGCATATCTGCAAATGGTTGCGGCCGCCGCACAGCAATATGGCTTTCCATTGGGTGCCGCTGCCGGCCATCGTTTCCAGCTGCCATTACCAGCAGATGCGCCAGCACCATTCAAGCTGCCACCACAGGCATCGCCCACCGCTTCGAGCAACAATTCAGAGGCTTTAGACTTTCGCACAAATCTCTTTGGACGTGCCGCCTCTGCGGATCCGCCACCATCCGAGGAGGACGACGAGGATGAGGAAGCCAACGATGCTAATAATCCACTTGATCTATCGGTAGGTACGCGTAAGCGTTCGGCAGATGGTGATCATGAACCCGACTCCACTATCGGACAGATACaagttaagaaaatttttaaaaccgaTAGTCCACCATTGGTTGCGCCACCACCGACGGTGCCTGCAGCACCGCTATTGCCCGCAGTCAATCCATATTTGGCAGCGGTTGCTGCGGCAAACATCTTTCGCACCGGACAGTTTCCGGATTGGAATGGCAAGAATGATTTAGTCGTGGATCCGTTGGAGAAAATGTCTGATATTGTAAAGGGACCGCGTAAGGAGAAGTCTTCGCGTTCGTCATCGAGCACACCCACAACACCGGTTGCTGCCGTGCCCCCACCTACATCTGCCGCTTCCGTCAACACACAAAATTCCACAACACTGACCGCCTCTACAGAGGGCATGTCCAAGGCGCGACACAATATCTGGCAATCGCATTGGCAGAATAAGGGTGTGGCCAGTTCGGTCTTCCGTTGCGTTTGGTGCAAGCAGAGTTTCTCCACGCTGGAAGCGCTCACCACGCACATGAAAGACAGCAAACACTGTGGCGTCAATGTGCCACCTTTCGGCAATTTACCCAACACCGATCGTCACCATCAGCCACCGCCACCACAGGCGAACAGCGGTCAGCAGCACTCGCACAACCTACGTAAGCCACCAAATAGTGGCGGCGGCTCTCAATCCAACTCGTCTTCCACACCCTCCGCAGCGGCCAAAAATGCGTTCCAATATCGTGGCGATCCGCCAACACCGCTGCCGCGTAAATTGGTTCGCGGTCAGAATGTATGGCTGGGTAAGGGTGTGGAGCAGGCCATGCAGATCTTGAAATGTATGCGTTGTGGCGAAAGTTTCCGTTCGCTGGGCGAGATGACCAAGCACATGCAAGAGACACAGCATTACACCAACATTTTGTCACAAGAACAAACGATCTCAATGAAGTCCTCCGGTGGCGGCGATTCAAAGGATGGTCACAACAGTTTGAGCTCGGAGGAAAGTCGCACACTCAGCGCAGTGCTGACTTGCAAAGTATGCGATAAAGCATTTAATTCATTAGGCGATCTCAGCAATCACATGGCCAAAAATAACCATTATGCCGAACCGTTGATGCAGTCCATGGCCGGCAGCGCTGGCAGTCGCAAGCGTCCGGCACCAAAAAAGCGCGAGAAGTCGCTACCGGTGCGTAAGTTGCTCGAAATGAAGGGCGCACAAAATGACGCAACCGAAAGCATGGAGGCCAAGATGCAGCGCACCTACGAGAATGCCAAACGCATGCCACTCGAGGGCACCGGCATCGGACCGGGCAATGACAAATCGGATGCTGCGCTATTTGCCGAACGCATGCGTCAATATATAACGGGCGTAAAGGTGACCGACGATGAGGCTGCTAAGGCTGGCTTGAATGTAAGCGGTTTATTGAATAAAACTAAGTCACCGGATTTGGAACCGAAAAATGGCGCTACAAAGTCGGCAGCCGGCTCTTCGTCAGTGCTGAGCGCCATTGAACAGATGTTCACGACCAGTTTTGATACGCCACCGCGTCATGCCAGCTTACCAGCCACAAGTCCATCAAATTCATCGACTAAGAACACCTCACCCGTTGCCTCGAGCATACTTAAGCGACTGGGTATCGACGAGACTGTAGACTACAATAAGCCATTAATCGATACATCAGATCCATACTATCAGCATTACCGTTATACGAGCAGCGAACGCAGCGGCAGTGAGTGCAGCGCCGAAACGCATGTTGAGGCAAGAAAGATGGATGTGTCCACACCAGAAAAGCCACAATCCAACGAAATGCTGAGCTGCATGGAACCAAAATCAGCTGAGATCAAACGTGAGCACGAGTCACACAAACCAAAGTCCGAGCATGGTGACGTCATGATGGAACAAGCACCACAAATCAAAATGGAGATCAAGTCTGAGATTGAGGAGGAAGAGCGTGGCAATGAAAGCCCACAAAATGGCAACGCCAACGACTCAACTATGCAACATGTCGCCAATGGCgctgatttttcaattaccaacaacaacaataataataataacaacaaagagCGTAGTGTTACACCCACCAAATCGGTAGGTGCTATTAGTCCCGTAATGAATAAGGCGCTCGCACCGCGCAGCCCCACCGATAGTCATCGTTCCATTACACCAAAATCGCCAGCATCCAGTATTAAATCGTACGATGGTGAGAAGAAATATCCGAGCGATTCGTTGAATGCACTCTCCTCCATGTTCGACTCGCTTGGCAGTTCTAGTAATACCACAACACCGAATAGTCGCTCGCAGGCATCGGCAATGGCAGCGTCGTTAAGCAATAAAATCGATTCACCGGAAAATCTCACCACCTCAAATTCGCTTGCTGCTTTACGtcaattttgcataaaaaaagagaaaaccgCTTAA